One Setaria viridis chromosome 5, Setaria_viridis_v4.0, whole genome shotgun sequence genomic region harbors:
- the LOC117857917 gene encoding uncharacterized protein isoform X1, whose protein sequence is MATSEELAQIDISKEEKDKLVAEVMRYMLFKTHQTSGCPIKREELTGIVTKNYRQRALPALVINEARDRLAATFGYEMRELQRTRAPSTRSGRPSQPQPNAEAKSYVLVSQLDHEVYSKYVEDKEAAPLSGFAFTIISLIHLAGGKIPEEDLWHQLKRLGLKNDNDEKHPALGNNKQALELLVQQRYLLKEKLAGPEGHVVMYELAERALDESISGKLKDYIAQGICPVRCGRGRADSIQDGKLYHLAGSLSPVETGRIL, encoded by the exons GAGAAGGACAAGCTGGTGGCGGAGGTGATGCGGTACATGCTCTTCAAGACGCACCAGACCTCCGGCTGCCCCATCAAGCGGGAGGAGCTCACGGGGATCGTCACCAAGAACTACCGCCAGCGTGCCCTGCCCGCGCTCGTCATCAACGAGGCCCGGGACAGGCTCGCCGCCACCTTTGGGTACGAGATGAGGGAGCTCCAGAGGACCCGCGCCCCGTCCACGCGCTCTGGCCGGCCGTCACAGCCGCAGC CGAATGCGGAGGCGAAGAGCTATGTTCTGGTCAGCCAGCTAGACCATGAGGTATATAGCAAGTATGTTGAGGATAAGGAGGCTGCCCCTCTGTCTGGCTTTGCTTTCACTATCATTAGCCTTATTCATCTTGCTGGTGGCAAAATCCCTGAAG AGGACCTCTGGCATCAGTTGAAGCGGTTGGGTTTGAAGAATGATAATGACGAGAAGCACCCTGCTCTTGGTAACAATAAGCAGGCGCTTGAACTCCTTGTGCAGCAAAG GTACTTGCTGAAGGAGAAACTTGCTGGACCAGAAGGTCATGTTGTGATGTATGAGCTTGCTGAGAGGGCATTGGATGAATCCATCAGTGGGAAGCTTAAAGACTACATTGCACAG GGTATCTGCCCTGTTCGTTGTGGGCGAGGACGAGCTGACTCTATTCAGGATGGGAAGCTATATCATCTTGCAGGGTCGCTAAGTCCTGTCGAAACAGGGCGTATTTTGTAA
- the LOC117857917 gene encoding uncharacterized protein isoform X2 yields the protein MATSEELAQIDISKEEKDKLVAEVMRYMLFKTHQTSGCPIKREELTGIVTKNYRQRALPALVINEARDRLAATFGYEMRELQRTRAPSTRSGRPSQPQPNAEAKSYVLVSQLDHEVYSKYVEDKEAAPLSGFAFTIISLIHLAGGKIPEEDLWHQLKRLGLKNDNDEKHPALGNNKQALELLVQQRYLLKEKLAGPEGHVVMYELAERALDESISGKLKDYIAQIVGTSTVAEENSS from the exons GAGAAGGACAAGCTGGTGGCGGAGGTGATGCGGTACATGCTCTTCAAGACGCACCAGACCTCCGGCTGCCCCATCAAGCGGGAGGAGCTCACGGGGATCGTCACCAAGAACTACCGCCAGCGTGCCCTGCCCGCGCTCGTCATCAACGAGGCCCGGGACAGGCTCGCCGCCACCTTTGGGTACGAGATGAGGGAGCTCCAGAGGACCCGCGCCCCGTCCACGCGCTCTGGCCGGCCGTCACAGCCGCAGC CGAATGCGGAGGCGAAGAGCTATGTTCTGGTCAGCCAGCTAGACCATGAGGTATATAGCAAGTATGTTGAGGATAAGGAGGCTGCCCCTCTGTCTGGCTTTGCTTTCACTATCATTAGCCTTATTCATCTTGCTGGTGGCAAAATCCCTGAAG AGGACCTCTGGCATCAGTTGAAGCGGTTGGGTTTGAAGAATGATAATGACGAGAAGCACCCTGCTCTTGGTAACAATAAGCAGGCGCTTGAACTCCTTGTGCAGCAAAG GTACTTGCTGAAGGAGAAACTTGCTGGACCAGAAGGTCATGTTGTGATGTATGAGCTTGCTGAGAGGGCATTGGATGAATCCATCAGTGGGAAGCTTAAAGACTACATTGCACAG ATTGTGGGCACAAGCACTGTCGCAGAAGAAAATTCAAGTTGA